From Pseudomonas hormoni:
CGGTGAGGAAGGCCTGCATCATCTGGGTTTTCGGCGGCAACGTAACGTCAGTCTCGGTGGCCATCACCAGCTGCGCAGCCTTGGAGATCAGGAAATGCACCTCGCGATCTTCGCGGATCAGGCAGTCCAGCAGGCGCAAACCGTACTGGGCGCCCGAAGCGCCTGTCATCGCCAGCGTGATGCGTTCCGGGCCGTTGTTCATTTAAGCGCCTCGGCGAGTTTGCCGTGCAGGCCGCCGAAGCCGCCGTTGCTCATGATCACCACGTGAGTGCCGGGCTGAGCCTGGCTTTTCACGCGCTCGATAATGCCTTCCAGGGAATCGCTGACAATCGACGGCACCGTGCACAGCGCCGCGGTAGCGCCCAGGTCCCAGCCGAGGTTGGCCGGTGCGTACCAGATCACCTGATCGGCATCGACCACGCTTTCCGGCAAACCGTCACGGTGAGCGCCGAGTTTCATGGAGTTGGAGCGCGGCTCGATGATGGCGATCAACGGCGCGTCGCCAATGCGTTTACGCAGACCGTCGAGGGTCGTGGCAATGGCCGTCGGGTGGTGAGCGAAATCGTCGTAGATGGTGATGCCACGAACTTCGGCGACTTTTTCCATCCGGCGCTTCACGCTTTTGAACGCACTCAATGCAGCGATGCCCATGGACGGCACAACACCGACATGCCGCGCTGCCGCCAAGGTGGCCAAGGCGTTAGCAACGTTGTGTTGACCGGTCATGTCCCACTCGACCACGCCTTGAGCGACACCTTCGAACATCACTTCGAATTTCGAACCGTCTTCGCTCAGCAACTTGACCTGCCACTGACCGCCAGCACCAGTGGTTTGCACCGGGGTCCAGCAACCCATCTCGATTACGCGCAGCAATGCCGGCTCGGTGGTCGGATGAATCACCAGACCCTCGCTCGGGATCGTACGCACCAAATGGTGGAACTGACGCTCGATAGCGGGCAGATCGGGGAAGATGTCGGCGTGATCGAACTCCAGGTTGTTCAGGATAGCCGTGCGCGGGCGGTAATGAACGAACTTGGAGCGCTTGTCGAAGAACGCACTGTCGTATTCGTCGGCTTCGATCACGAAGAACGGCGTGCCGCCCAGACGCGCCGACACCGAGAAATTTTGCGGCACGCCGCCGATCAGGAAGCCAGGGCTCATGCCCGCGTGCTCCAGCACCCAGGCGAGCATGCTGCTGGTGGTGGTTTTGCCGTGCGTGCCGGCGACGGCGAGCACCCAGCGACCTTGCAGCACGTGATCGGCCAGCCACTGCGGGCCGGAGACATATGGCAGGCCTTTATTCAGGACGTATTCGACAGCCGGGTTGCCGCGGGACATGGCGTTGCCGATGACCACCAGATCCGGGGCCGGATCGAGCTGCGCCGGGTCGTAACCCTGGGTCAACTGAATGCCCTGAGCCTCAAGCTGAGTGCTCATCGGCGGATAGACGTTGGCATCGGAGCCGGTCACGTGATGGCCCAGCTCTTTGGCCAGAACCGCCATCGAACCCATGAAAGTGCCGCAGATACCAAGAATATGAATGTGCATAGTCGACCTCGTAAAACATGGCCGCAGGTTAGCGTAGGGAGGCGAAAATCGCACTCTTTAGCTGAGACTTGCCACGACCACTGTGGCGAGGGAGCTTGCTCCCGTTGGGCTGCGCAGCAGCCCCAAAACCTGAAGTCTCGTTAATTCTGCAACAACGACAGGCGACTGCTGCGCAGTCGAACGGGAGCAAGCTCCCTCGCCACAAAAGCGGGTTAGCGTTCGATTCCGTGTTTACGCAGTTTTCTATAAAGGGTATTGCGGCTGACGCCAAGTTGCTCGGCGGTATGGGTCATATGCCAACGGGTTTGCTCCAGCGCATTCAACAATGCCAGCCGCTCGGCATCATCCAGGGGATGTTCGGAAGGCTGTTCAACGGCAACAACCGGCATCGGTCGCGTCTGCCGAATCATCGCAGGCAAATCCTCCAGACCGATCCACCCGCCGTCACACAACGCCGCCAGCGTGCGCAGCACATTGCGCAACTGCCGCACATTTCCGGGCCAGGCAAAACCCAGCAACGCCTGGCGTGCCGGTTCATCAATCAGCACCGTCTCCCCGCCCGCCTCTTCCGCCAGCAGAAAATCAAGCAACTGTGATTTGTCACTGCGCTCGCGCAACGCCGGCAGTGCGATCTCCAAACCGTTGAGCCGGTAGTACAAATCCTCGCGGAAGCTGCCGTCCTGCACCCGTGCCAGCAAATTACGGTGAGTGGCGCTGATGATCCGCACGTTGACCGACTCCGGTTCACCGCCAATCGGAACCACTTGCCGATCCTCCAGCACCCTCAACAGACGGGTCTGCAACGCCAGGGGCATGTCGCCGATTTCATCCAGAAACAATGTCCCGCCATCGGCCTGCTGCAACTTGCCACGCATGCCCTCCTTGCGCGCGCCGGTGAAGCTGCCGCCGCGATAACCGAACAGTTCGCTCTCGATCAGGCTTTCGGGGATGGCCGCGCAATTGAGCGCGACGAAGGCCTTTTCCGCCCGTTGACTGGCCTGATGCACCGCTTTGGCAAAGGCCTCTTTGCCGGACCCGGTTTCGCCGTTGATCAGCAGCGGTACGTCCCGCTCGAAGACGCGAAGGGACTTGCGAAAATCTTCCTGCAACCCCGCGTCCCCCAGACAAATGCCCGACAACCGCGACGGCTCGGCAATCGCCGGAGCGGGTGCCACGGGCACTGGAATGCTGCGCGGCTGACCGCGCAACACGGCAAACAGACTTCGCCCGTCACGGGTGCGCAGCGGCCAACTGGCGCTGGCATTCACACTCGCGCGGCCCAGCAACTCGTCCAGCGAGCAGTCGAAAAACGCCTCGACCGGTTTGCCCAGCAGTCCGCCGCGAACATGCCCCAGCAGGTTGAGCGCACTCTGGTTGACCGCGCAGATCCGCCCTTCCCCGTCAAACGCCAGCAACCCTTCGCTGAACAGCCCGACAGATTCAGCCTGCAGGTGGAAACGCAGCAACCACTGATTGTCGAAGTAACGCAGGAAATAGCAGCTCTCGATCATCTTCGCCGACAGATTGACCAGCGCCATGGTGTGGAACTGGCTTTGCCGCGAGACTTCGTGACGCGCGGAAGACACGTCGAGTACCGCCAGCAGCTCGCCATGCGGGTCGAACACCGGGCTCGCCGAGCAGGTCAGGCCAGTGTGGCGGCCGCGAAAGTGTTCGTCCTGGTGGATGGTCAGCGACTGGCGCTCCACCAGGCAGGTGCCGATACCGTTGGTGCCTTCGCAGGCTTCGCTCCAGTCGGCACCGAGCCAGAGGCCGGCGCGCTCGAAAATCTTGCGCTCGGCGGGCGCGGTCACGCAGTTGAGGATCACGCCGCGCGCATCGGTCAGCAGCACCGCATGACCGGCGCCGGAAAGTTGCTGATGCAGGCTGCTCATTTCGTTGCCGGCGATGTGCAGCACTTGCTGCAGGCGCTCGCGGCTTTCGAGGACGCGACCATGTTCCAGCACCGTCGGCGCCATGGTCAGAGCCGGGTCGAGGTGATAGTCCTCAAGACAACGCAGCCAGGACCGGGCAATGGACGGATCGCTGCCGGGACCGTGCAGGTGGGATTTGCCCTGGGTCACGGTCAGCACTTGCTGGGCATGGCGACTCAAATGGTTGTCGTGCATTTCTTATTATTCTCCCCGAGAGCTGTGCTCAAACCCCGTTAAGGCAGGCACACATCTTGTGGCGAGGGAGCTTGCTCCCGCTCGAGTGCGAAGCGCTCGCCAAACCATGACCGGTAGACATTTTTGGGGCCGCTTCGCAGCCCAGCGGGAGCAAGCTCCCTCGCCACAGAGGAATACCTGATGGCAATGCTGGCCCAGCATCCTCCAGCCATCGGCGCATTGCAATGCTGGCAAGACCGCTCGGTCACACGCTGTGCCACAAGCGGTACAAAGTGTCACGGGCACCGTACCGAAAGCGTCACAGACGCCGCCCGCCCGTCCGACAAAAATCGCGCAAGGCCTTGATTTGCCTGACCTGCAGGGCAGTGGCCCGACCTTTGCTCTACGCTTATAGCAAGCGCACAAGCGCTCTCCCTTATAAGCACAAAAGCCAAGGAGAAATCACCATGCGTTACGCTCACCCCGGTACTGAAGGCGCTATCGTTTCGTTCAAGAGCAAATACGGTAACTACATCGGCGGCGAGTTCGTCGCGCCTGTCAAAGGTCAGTACTTCACCAATACCTCGCCAGTGAATGGCCAACCGATTGCCGAATTCCCGCGTTCCACGGCCGAAGACATCGACAAGGCCCTGGACGCTGCCCACGCCGCTGCCGACGCCTGGGGCGCCACGTCCGCCCAGGCTCGCTCGCTGGTGCTGCTGAAAATCGCCGACCGCATCGAACAGAACCTGGAAGTCCTGGCAATCACCGAATCCTGGGACAACGGCAAAGCCGTGCGTGAAACGCTCAACGCCGACATCCCGCTGGCCGCGGACCATTTCCGCTACTTCGCCGGTTGCATCCGCGCGCAGGAAGGCAGCGCCGCCGAGATCGACGGCAACACCGTGGCCTATCACATCCATGAACCACTGGGCGTGGTCGGACAGATCATTCCGTGGAACTTCCCGATCCTGATGGCCGCCTGGAAACTCGCCCCGGCCCTGGCTGCCGGTAACTGCGTGGTGCTCAAGCCTGCCGAGCAAACCCCGCTGGGCATTACCGTGCTGATGGAGCTGATCGGCGACCTGCTGCCGCCGGGCGTGCTTAACGTGGTGCAAGGCTTCGGCAAAGAAGCGGGCGAAGCCCTGGCCACCAGCAAACGCATTGCCAAGATCGCCTTTACCGGCTCGACCCCGGTCGGCTCGCACATCATGAAATGCGCCGCCGAAAACATCATTCCGTCCACCGTGGAGCTCGGTGGCAAGTCGCCGAACATCTTCTTCGCCGACATCATGCAAGCCGAAGAAACCTTCATCGAAAAAGCCGCCGAAGGCTTGGTGCTGGCGTTCTTCAACCAGGGCGAAGTCTGCACCTGCCCGTCTCGCGCACTGGTGCAAGAGTCGATCTACGATGACTTCATGAAAGTGGTGATGAAGAAAGTCCTGCAAATCAAACGTGGCGACCCGCTGGATACCGACACCATGGTCGGCGCCCAGGCGTCCGAGCAGCAATTCGACAAAATCCTTTCGTACCTGGAAATCGCCAAGGGCGAAGGCGCCGAACTGCTGACCGGCGGCAAGATCGAAAAACTCGAAGGCAGCCTGGCGACCGGGTATTACATCCAGCCGACCCTGCTCAAGGGCACCAACAAGATGCGCGTGTTCCAGGAAGAAATCTTTGGCCCGGTGGTGAGCATCACCACGTTCAAGGACGAAGCCGAAGCCCTGGCCATTGCCAACGACACCGAGTTCGGCCTGGGCGCCGGTCTCTGGACCCGCGACATCAACCGCGCCTATCGCATGGGCCGCGCCATCAAGGCCGGTCGCGTGTGGACCAACTGCTACCACCTGTACCCGGCGCATGCCGCGTTCGGCGGTTACAAAAAGTCCGGCGTCGGTCGTGAAACTCACAAAATGATGCTCGATCACTATCAGCAGACCAAAAACCTGCTGGTGAGCTACGACATCAATCCGTTGGGGTTCTTCTAACTCAACGCGATACCGCGTAACGGCTATCGCGAGCAAGCTCGGCTCCTACAGGATCACGCCGTACCTGTAGGAGCATGGCTTGCCAGCGAAGGCGCCCTCAATGACACATCAAACATCGCCCTGCCGCTCTGGCACGGGCTTTGCGTGCCCGCTCTACAGGCAAATGCAGTTCCCGACAGTCCAACAGATCAAACAATAAAAAAGACAGCGAGGACTTATGACTTCTTCCACACAGCTCAAACCCACACTCGGCACCCTGCATTTATGGGGCATTGCCGTCGGCCTGGTGATTTCCGGCGAATACTTCGGCTGGAGTTACGGCTGGGGCACCGCAGGAACCCTGGGTTTCCTCGTCACCGCGTTGATGGTGGCGACGATGTACACCTGCTTCATCTTCAGTTTTACCGAATTGACGACCGCCATTCCCCACGCTGGCGGGCCATTCGCCTACAGCCGGCGGGCCTTTGGCGAGAAAGGCGGACTCATCGCCGGCATCGCCACCCTGATCGAATTCGTCTTTGCGCCGCCGGCCATTGCGATGGCCATCGGCGCTTATCTGAACGTGCAGTACCCGGAGCTTGATCCCAAGATCGCAGCTGTTGGCGCCTATTTCGTGTTCATGGGCTTGAATATCCTCGGCGTCAGCATCGCCGCGACGTTTGAACTGGTAGTCACCGTGCTGGCGGTCGCCGAATTGCTGGTGTTCATGGGCGTCGTTGCGCCGGGCTTCAGCTTCAGTAATTTCGCGCTTAACGGCTGGTCGGGCGCCAACGAGTTCACCATCGGCTCGATCCCTGGCATCTTTGCGGCGATCCCCTTTGCGATCTGGTTTTTCCTTGCGATTGAAGGCGCGGCGATGGCGGCCGAAGAAGCCAAGGACCCGAAACGCACAATTCCCAGGGCTTACGTCAGCGGCATTCTGACTCTGGTGTTCCTCGCGATCGGCGTGATGGTGATGGCGGGCGGCGTGGGCGACTGGCGCCAACTGTCGAACATCAACGACCCGCTGCCTCAGGCGATGAAAGCCGTGGTCGGCAACAATTCGACCTGGATGCACATGCTGGTGTGGATCGGCCTGTTCGGTCTGGTGGCGAGTTTCCACGGGATCATTCTTGGCTACTCGCGGCAGTTCTTTGCGCTGGCCCGGGCCGGTTACCTGCCTCGCGGCCTGGCCAAGCTCTCGCGCTTCCAGACTCCGCACCGGGCGATCCTGGCCGGCGGCGTGATCGGCATCGCGGCGATCTATAGCGACGGTCTGGTCAACCTGCAAGGCATGACCCTGACGGCAGCAATGATCACCATGTCGGTATTCGGTGCCATCGTGATGTACATCATCAGTATGCTGAGCCTGTTCAAGCTGCGTAAAACCGAGCCAAATCTGGAACGCAGCTTCCGCGCGCCGGGTTACCCGATCGTCCCGGGCATTGCGCTGTTCCTGGCAGTGGTGTGCCTGATAGCGATGGCATGGTTCAACCCGCTGATCGGCTGTGTGTTCCTCGGATTCATGGCGGCCGGTTATTTGTATTTCCAACTGACCGCCAAGCAGCGCTTCGATGCGCCGGCGGATGCGATGCTCGAAGGCGTCTGAGTTGCACCGGCGCCGGGCTGATTGCCTTGCGCCTGCTTTATTGAAGTGCACACAGATCCCCTGTGGGAGCCAGCCTGCTGGCGATTGCGGTCTGACAGTCAGCACAGATTTTGAATGACACACTGCAATCGCCAGCAGGCTGGCTCCCAAAGGGAATGTCAGGGTAATCAAGACTTCTACACATCAGGAGGACACCGTCCCATGGCCACATTTGCCCATTCCGTCGGCGCCCAGACCTACCGCTTCGCCAGCCTCAAAGAGGTCATGGCCAAGGCCAGCCCGGCGCGCTCCGGGGACTTTCTGGCCGGCGTCGCCGCCCTCAACGATGGCGAGCGTGTGGCCGCGCAAATGGCCCTGGCTGATATCCCGCTGACTCATTTCCTGCAGGAAGTGCTGGTTCCCTATGAGGCCGATGAAGTCACCCGTCTGATCATCGACACCCACGACAAACAAGCCTTCGCCGCGGTCAGCCATCTGACTGTCGGCGGATTCCGCGATTGGCTGCTCAGCGATGCCGCCGACGAACAGAGCCTGCGCGCCCTCGCCCCCGGACTGACGCCGGAAATGGCCGCGGCCGTGTCGAAAATCATGCGCGTGCAGGACCTGGTGCTTGTCGCGCAGAAAATCCGCGTGGTCACGCAATTTCGCGGCACCATGGGCCTGCGCGGACGCTTATCCACACGCCTGCAACCCAACCATCCCACCGACGAACCGGCGGGTATCGCGGCGAGCATTCTCGACGGACTGCTGTACGGTAACGGCGACGCGATGATCGGCATTAACCCGGCCACCGACAGCATTGCCTCGATTTGCGCGATGCTGGAAATGCTCGACGCAATCATCCAGCGCTACGAAATTCCTACACAAGCCTGCGTGTTGACCCACGTCACCACGTCCATCGAAGCGATCAATCGCGGCGTTCCGCTGGACCTGGTGTTCCAGTCGATCGCCGGCACCGAAGCGGCCAATGCCAGCTTCGGCATCAACCTGAACGTTTTGCAGGAAGGCTACGACGCCGGTTTGAGCCTGAACCGCGGCACGTTGGGGCAAAACCTGATGTATTTCGAGACCGGTCAGGGCAGCGCCCTGTCGGCCAACGCCCACCACGGCATCGATCAACAGACCTGCGAAACCCGCGCCTACGCCGTGGCGCGACATTTCAAACCGTTCCTGGTGAACACAGTTGTAGGATTCATCGGCCCGGAGTACCTCTACAACGGTAAACAGATCATCCGTGCCGGCCTGGAAGACCACTTCTGCGGCAAATTGCTGGGCGTGCCCATGGGCTGCGACATCTGTTACACCAACCACGCCGAAGCCGATCAGGACGACATGGACACCCTGTTGACCCTGCTGGGCGTGGCCGGGATCAACTTCATCATGGGCATCCCCGGTTCCGACGACATCATGCTCAATTACCAGACCACCTCGTTCCACGACGCGCTCTATGCCCGACAAACCCTGGGGCTGAAGCCGGCGCCGGAGTTCGAACAGTGGCTGGCAAAAATGGGCATCTTCACCCAGGCAGACGGCAAGATTCATTTCGGCGACAGACTGCCGCCCGCCTTCCGCCAGGCGATGGGGCAACTGGGATGAGTGTCGAAATGGATAAACCGCGTGTTGATGCAGAAAACCCATTGCTGGAACTGCGGCGCCTGACCCCGGCGCGGATTGCCCTGGGCCGCACCGGCACCAGCATGCCCACCAGCGCGCAGCTGGATTTCCAGTACGCCCACGCCCAGGCCCGGGACGCGGTGCACCTGCCCTTCGACCATGCAGGGCTTAGCACGCAATTGGCGGAGTGCGGATACGAAAGTGTGCTCCTGCACAGCGCCGCCACAAACCGGGACAGTTATTTGCAGCGCCCTGACTTGGGGCGGAAATTGAGCAATGAGTCGGCGCAAATCTTGCGCAACCATGCTTCAGCCCATCCCGGCGGCGTTGATCTGGTGATTGTCGTGGCCGATGGTTTGTCGGCACTGGCTGTGCACCGTCACACTGTGCCCTTCCTTGCGCGCATGCGAGAACAGATCGAAGTCGATGGCTGGACGGTTTCTCCGGTGATTCTGGTAGAGCAAGGCCGGGTCGCGGTGAGCGACGAGATCGGCGAGTTACTGGGCGCCAAAATGGTGGTCATCCTGATCGGCGAACGCCCTGGACTCAGCTCGCCAGACAGCCTGGGGTTATATTTCACCTACAATCCAAAGGTCGGCCTGACGGATGCTTACCGCAACTGCATCTCCAATGTGCGACTGGAAGGCTTGAGTTATGGCATGGCGGCACACCGCTTGCTTTATCTGATGCGTGAAGCCTGTCGGCGGCAGCTGTCGGGGGTAAACCTGAAGGACGAAGCGCAGCTTCAGACGCTGGAGTCCGACGCAGGAGCGGATATGAAAGGTAATTTCCTACTGAATTCGCCGAAAACCTGAACCGTTTCCGCATTGCGTTTCTGATTCGATTTCAGGCAGGATCGAAACACGGCTGCCCGAGTGAAGAACCGTTCGCCGTCAGAGCACGTGAAGACAGCCACTTGAAGACGAGACCTATCGATGCGGATTATTCAAGCGACCCTCGAACACCTGGACCTGCTGACCCCGTTGTTCGTCAAATATCGCGAGTTTTATGGTTCCCTGCCGTATCCGGACTCGTCCCGGGCGTTCCTCGAGAAACGCCTGCGCCGCAAGGAATCGGTGATCTACCTGGCCCTGGCCGATGACGACGACAAGAAGCTGATGGGTTTCTGTCAGCTGTACCCGAGTTTTTCGTCGCTTTCGCTTAAACGCGTGTGGATCCTCAATGACATCTATGTCGCTGAAGACGCCCGCCGTCAGTTGGTCGCCGACAACCTGATGCGCACCGCGAAAAAAATGGCCAAGGAAACCAACGCCGTGCGCATGCGCGTTTCCACCAGCAGCGACAACAAAATCGCCCAGAAAACCTACGAATCCATCGGATTCAAGGAAGACACCGAGTTCAAGAACTACGTGTTGCCAATCAGCGACGAGCTGTAACGCCGCTGTGCTGAGGCGAGCTCTTGTGGCGAGGGAGCTTGCTCCCGCTCGGCTGCGCAGCAGTCGCAAAATCAGCCAATGCAATTCCCCTGACCTACCGCGAGCTCAGGCTTTGGGAGTGCTTCGCCCTCCAGCGGGAGCAAGCTCCCTCGCCACAATGAATGGTGTAATGGCCAAATCTCGCGACATCCCCCGCGACAAACTCGACGCGCTTTTCACTTGTCAGCCCGTATAATGCCGACCTTTCCGGCTTGTAAGAAAAACTACACCCGTCTGTAGCCTTACACGAAGTCATCCGCACAGGCCTGCCGAGTCTCGCCGTCACCACAGGTGCCCCCATGGATTTCAACCCGCTCGACCTGATCCTGCATCTCGATGTTTACCTCGACTTGCTGGTAAACAACTACGGGCCATGGATCTACGCCATTCTGTTTCTGGTGATCTTCTGCGAAACCGGCCTGGTGGTGATGCCCTTTCTGCCGGGTGATTCCTTGCTGTTTATTGCGGGTGCCGTGGCGGCCGGTGGCGGCATGGACCCTGTGCTGTTGGGCGGTTTGCTGATGCTCGCGGCGATCCTCGGTGACAGCACCAACTACATCATCGGACGAACGGCGGGCGAGCGCCTGTTCAGCAACCCGAACTCGAAAATCTTCCGTCGCGACTACCTGCAACAAACCCACGATTTCTATGACAAGCACGGTGGCAAAACCGTGACCCTGGCGCGTTTCCTGCCGATCATCCGCACCTTCGCACCGTTCGTCGCCGGCGTGGCGAAAATGCCTTATCCGCGTTTCTTTGCCTTCAGCGTCCTCGGCACCATTCTTTGGGTGGGCGGCCTGGTGACCCTCGGTTACTTCTTCGGCAACGTACCGTTCATCAAGCAAAACCTGTCGCTGCTGGTGGTGGCCATCATCCTGCTGTCGCTGGTACCGATGATCATTGGTGTGGTGCGCAGCCGCTTCGGCAGTAGCGCGTCCAAAGCCGAACCCCGCTGAGCGATGTGGTCGCTCAGCGCCTGGCGTCGCCGGCGCATCCTGGCCAGACACCCGATTGCCGACGACATGTGGCAGCGGGTGCGCCATCACCTGAGTTTTCTCGACGGCATCAGTGCCGCTGAAGACCAATGGCTGCGTGAAGCCAGTGTGCTGTTCATCGAAGACAAACACCTGACCGCCTTGCCCGGTGTCGAACTCCACCAGGAGCAGCGCTTGCTGCTCGCGGCCCAGGCGCAATTGCCCTTGCTGAACCTGGGGGATTTGAACTGGTATCAGGGTTTTCACGAAATCGTCCTCTACCCCGACGACTTCCTCAGCCCCCAGCGTCATCGCGACGCCAGCGGCGTCGAGCACGAGTGGGACGGCGAACACAGCGGTGAAGCCTGGCAGCAAGGCCCGATCATCCTCGCCTGGCCGGGCGTGATAGCCAGCGGCGGCTGGGAAGGCTACAACCTGGTGATCCACGAACTCGCGCACAAACTCGACATGCTCAATGGCGATGCCAATGGTCTGCCGCCGCTGCACGCCGACATGCGCGTCAGCGACTGGGCCAGCGTCATGCAAGCGGCCTACGACGACCTCGACCGACAACTGGACCGCGATCCGGACGCCGAAACCGCCATCGATCCCTACGCCGCGGAAAATCCCGCCGAGTTCTTCGCGGTCACCAGTGAATACTTCTTCAGCGCCCCGGATTTGCTGCACGAGGCGTATCCTCAGGTGTATGAACAGCTGAAGCTGTTTTACCGGCAGGACCCACTGACACGGCTGCGGCAACTTCTGGCCGAAGACCCGGTCTATCAGGCACGCGACTAAGGTCTCTACGACCTCTGGTACGTGGCGTCGACGAAGGAATATGCCTATAATCGCCGCCACTTTTTGGTCAATCCGGCCAAGTGTTTTTGGTCAACTAACGGGGGGCACCGCCCAATGAGCTACAGCAAGATTCCGGCTGGCAAAGACCTGCCGAACGACATCTACGTCGCGATCGAGATTCCGGCCAACCACGCGCCGATCAAATACGAAATCGACAAAGACAGCGATTGCCTGTTCGTTGACCGTTTCATGGCCACCCCGATGTTCTACCCGGCCAACTACGGTTACATCCCGAACACCCTGGCTGACGACGGTGATCCCCTCGACGTGCTGGTCGTGACCCCTTACCCGGTTGCTCCAGGCTCCGTCATCCGCGCCCGTCCGGTCGGCATCCTGAACATGACCGACGACGGCGGCGGCGATGCCAAAGTCATCGCAGTCCCACACGACAAGCTGTCCCAGCTGTACGTTGACGTGAAGGAATACACCGACCTGCCACCCCTGCTGATTCAGCAGATCGAGCACTTCTTCGCGAACTACAAAGATCTCGAAAAAGGCAAATGGGTGAAAATCGAAGGTTGGGCCGGTGCAGACGCCGCCCGCGAAGCGATCACCAAGTCGGTTGCTGCCTATAAAGGCTGAGACGCCACTGGCCTTGCGCCACTGACGACTTGAAAAAACCCCGGTTTATCCGGGGTTTTTTGTGCGTGTTTGAATCAGTTTAAACAGCACGTTTACCCGGCGGGCACACCGGTTTTTTCTTGTTTAATTCTTACCAAAGACGTCTTACATCAAGACTTAAAATTCACACCAAATTTGAACGGTTTGTTGAATCAAAGCCTTATGCCGCGCGGCTAGACTCGTGTTTATGAAAAAGAACAAAACCTGCGGCCCACGATTCAGAATGCTCCTGGTAGAGGTCAAAATCACGACCACGAGATTTGCCGAATTCCTGGGTATTTCCGACCCTCAAACTGTCCACAACTGGTACTCCCGCGGAGTGCCCGACTACCGCATGGAAGATGTCGCAAGAAGACTCTCCGTGAACAGCGAATGGTTGAAAACCGGCGAAGGGCCGAAAGACGCCAGGGAATTACGTCTGATCGACGACTCCGGCAACGCCTTCGACGCCCAGTCGCTCCGCGGCACCTATCGGGTCATCGAACCAGTCGATATCGAACTGCCCTTTTACAAAGAAACGGCCATCACACCCGGCTCTGACAAAACCCATGTCATCAAAGACCCCAGCGAATCGATCCGCCTGCCGCGTAGCAATCTCGACTCCCTGGAAATCAATCACGTCGACGCCATCTGCGCCCGGATGGTCGGCAACAGCATGGCCGAAAGAATCGAAGACGGCTCCATCGTCGCCATTGATCGTGGGCTCACACAAATTGTCGACGGAGAGATCTACGCCATCGAGCACGACGGCATGTTGCGCATCAAATACCTGAGTCGGGTGCCGGGCAACGCGATTCGCATGCGCAGCCACAACAGCGCCGAATACCCCGAAGAGATCTTCAGAGTCGCGCAAATCGAAGAAGAAAACATCAGGGTGCTGGGATGGGTGTTCTGGTGGTCGACGCTTAACAAACGCAGGCCGCCGGTGCCGTTTTTGTAACACCTCGACGGGCAATCCCCACCTCCAGGCCTCACACAATCCCTGTAGGAGCGAGGCTTGCCCGCGAAGGCGTCCGAACACTCACCCTCATTCTCAGGGTCGATCACCTGGCCCGAGCACCCGACAGCACCACTCAACACACCACGCTGGGAATTCTCCAAAAAAATCAGTATGCTGCGCCCCACATTTGCGCATCGACCCGCCCCGCGGCTCTGATCGCACCGACAAGGCAGATGATTTTCTCGCCGAGTCCCACAGCCGGACGCAAGATCCGGGTGTACGTTTTGAAGGCT
This genomic window contains:
- the mpl gene encoding UDP-N-acetylmuramate:L-alanyl-gamma-D-glutamyl-meso-diaminopimelate ligase: MHIHILGICGTFMGSMAVLAKELGHHVTGSDANVYPPMSTQLEAQGIQLTQGYDPAQLDPAPDLVVIGNAMSRGNPAVEYVLNKGLPYVSGPQWLADHVLQGRWVLAVAGTHGKTTTSSMLAWVLEHAGMSPGFLIGGVPQNFSVSARLGGTPFFVIEADEYDSAFFDKRSKFVHYRPRTAILNNLEFDHADIFPDLPAIERQFHHLVRTIPSEGLVIHPTTEPALLRVIEMGCWTPVQTTGAGGQWQVKLLSEDGSKFEVMFEGVAQGVVEWDMTGQHNVANALATLAAARHVGVVPSMGIAALSAFKSVKRRMEKVAEVRGITIYDDFAHHPTAIATTLDGLRKRIGDAPLIAIIEPRSNSMKLGAHRDGLPESVVDADQVIWYAPANLGWDLGATAALCTVPSIVSDSLEGIIERVKSQAQPGTHVVIMSNGGFGGLHGKLAEALK
- a CDS encoding sigma-54-dependent Fis family transcriptional regulator, producing MHDNHLSRHAQQVLTVTQGKSHLHGPGSDPSIARSWLRCLEDYHLDPALTMAPTVLEHGRVLESRERLQQVLHIAGNEMSSLHQQLSGAGHAVLLTDARGVILNCVTAPAERKIFERAGLWLGADWSEACEGTNGIGTCLVERQSLTIHQDEHFRGRHTGLTCSASPVFDPHGELLAVLDVSSARHEVSRQSQFHTMALVNLSAKMIESCYFLRYFDNQWLLRFHLQAESVGLFSEGLLAFDGEGRICAVNQSALNLLGHVRGGLLGKPVEAFFDCSLDELLGRASVNASASWPLRTRDGRSLFAVLRGQPRSIPVPVAPAPAIAEPSRLSGICLGDAGLQEDFRKSLRVFERDVPLLINGETGSGKEAFAKAVHQASQRAEKAFVALNCAAIPESLIESELFGYRGGSFTGARKEGMRGKLQQADGGTLFLDEIGDMPLALQTRLLRVLEDRQVVPIGGEPESVNVRIISATHRNLLARVQDGSFREDLYYRLNGLEIALPALRERSDKSQLLDFLLAEEAGGETVLIDEPARQALLGFAWPGNVRQLRNVLRTLAALCDGGWIGLEDLPAMIRQTRPMPVVAVEQPSEHPLDDAERLALLNALEQTRWHMTHTAEQLGVSRNTLYRKLRKHGIER
- the exaC gene encoding acetaldehyde dehydrogenase ExaC, with product MRYAHPGTEGAIVSFKSKYGNYIGGEFVAPVKGQYFTNTSPVNGQPIAEFPRSTAEDIDKALDAAHAAADAWGATSAQARSLVLLKIADRIEQNLEVLAITESWDNGKAVRETLNADIPLAADHFRYFAGCIRAQEGSAAEIDGNTVAYHIHEPLGVVGQIIPWNFPILMAAWKLAPALAAGNCVVLKPAEQTPLGITVLMELIGDLLPPGVLNVVQGFGKEAGEALATSKRIAKIAFTGSTPVGSHIMKCAAENIIPSTVELGGKSPNIFFADIMQAEETFIEKAAEGLVLAFFNQGEVCTCPSRALVQESIYDDFMKVVMKKVLQIKRGDPLDTDTMVGAQASEQQFDKILSYLEIAKGEGAELLTGGKIEKLEGSLATGYYIQPTLLKGTNKMRVFQEEIFGPVVSITTFKDEAEALAIANDTEFGLGAGLWTRDINRAYRMGRAIKAGRVWTNCYHLYPAHAAFGGYKKSGVGRETHKMMLDHYQQTKNLLVSYDINPLGFF